In a genomic window of Streptomyces noursei ATCC 11455:
- a CDS encoding replication-relaxation family protein yields MREQALAALFVHRAAETDQLRRLLSPPPELRYFRHCLRDLQRQGVLSSVKRAHHPSVWSLTKDGAHLVANWPEFAGQRRVRRHTALGARTAHTLAVTRTALAFVEDARRRGDEVTPLDWSPEVAHPVRDGAGDGDRALIADALLRYTRTAPTRAMLRAFVEVDRATESSERLASKVITYARFHNHVSVSGRREVADVSGMRAWQRTYPVFPRLLFVLTGAGRKALLHRVADLRALVREHPATARFAEEVPSGAAVLEELETQGASAAVWWPLDDRVGRRSWMEL; encoded by the coding sequence GTGCGCGAGCAGGCCCTTGCTGCGCTGTTCGTCCATCGCGCCGCGGAAACGGATCAACTGCGGCGTCTGTTGAGTCCTCCTCCTGAGCTAAGGTACTTTCGGCACTGCCTCCGTGATCTTCAACGGCAAGGAGTGCTCAGCAGCGTCAAACGGGCGCACCATCCGAGCGTCTGGTCACTCACCAAAGACGGCGCCCATCTCGTCGCCAACTGGCCTGAGTTTGCCGGCCAGCGGCGGGTTCGCCGGCATACGGCGTTGGGGGCACGCACGGCACACACGCTGGCCGTGACACGGACTGCGCTGGCGTTTGTCGAAGATGCTCGTCGCCGGGGCGACGAGGTCACACCCTTGGACTGGTCTCCGGAGGTGGCTCATCCCGTCCGTGATGGGGCCGGTGACGGGGATCGCGCGTTGATCGCGGACGCTTTGCTTCGATATACCCGAACGGCGCCTACACGGGCGATGCTGCGGGCCTTCGTCGAGGTAGATCGAGCTACCGAGTCATCCGAGCGCCTGGCGTCGAAGGTGATCACCTATGCGAGGTTCCACAACCATGTCTCAGTCTCGGGGCGACGTGAGGTAGCAGACGTGTCCGGGATGCGTGCGTGGCAGCGTACGTACCCTGTCTTTCCTCGGCTGCTGTTCGTTTTGACCGGAGCCGGCCGGAAGGCGCTTTTGCATCGCGTGGCGGATCTACGGGCATTGGTCCGTGAGCATCCCGCGACGGCTCGGTTCGCCGAGGAAGTGCCCAGCGGTGCCGCAGTGCTGGAGGAGTTGGAGACCCAGGGTGCTTCGGCGGCGGTGTGGTGGCCCCTGGACGACCGTGTGGGCCGACGCAGCTGGATGGAGCTGTGA